From Nicotiana tabacum cultivar K326 chromosome 22, ASM71507v2, whole genome shotgun sequence, one genomic window encodes:
- the LOC107797963 gene encoding stress-related protein-like yields the protein MAEAAAKPPTDAVAEDERKLKYLDFVQVTAIYVIVCFSTLYEYAKGNSGPLKPGVEAVEATVKTVIGPVYEKFHDVPFDLLKFVYFKVEDLMIEVDRHVPYLLKQTSYQALLLAQKVPELARDLASEIQRDGLVDTANSVAKALYKKYEPTGKELYEKYEPLAEKNAVSAWRSLNRLPLFPQVAQILVPTAAYWSEKYNQAVAYASERGYAAAYYFPIIPLERIAKVFEGGAGAAENGHSVSVNDGSVTLAQ from the exons ATGGCCGAGGCAGCTGCCAAGCCACCTACAGATGCA GTAGCAGAGGATGAGAggaaactcaaatatttggaTTTCGTTCAAGTTACAGCGATCTATGTGATAGTTTGCTTCTCCACTTTGTACGAATACGCCAAAGGAAACTCCGGGCCACTGAAACCTGGTGTTGAAGCTGTAGAAGCCACTGTTAAAACCGTCATCGGACCGGTTTACGAAAAATTCCACGACGTGCCTTTCGATCTCCTCAAGTTCGTCTACTTCAAG GTTGAAGATTTGATGATCGAAGTAGATCGCCATGTACCTTATTTGCTGAAGCAGACGTCATACCAAGCTCTGTTGCTGGCTCAGAAGGTTCCTGAATTAGCTCGAGATCTCGCCAGCGAGATACAGCGTGATGGCTTGGTTGACACGGCGAACAGCGTAGCCAAAGCGCTTTACAAAAAGTACGAACCTACAGGCAAGGAGCTATACGAAAAGTACGAGCCATTAGCCGAGAAGAATGCGGTTTCGGCTTGGCGGTCTTTGAACAGGCTTCCGCTATTCCCTCAAGTGGCTCAGATTTTGGTGCCGACGGCTGCTTATTGGAGCGAGAAATACAATCAAGCTGTGGCGTATGCGTCGGAGAGAGGCTATGCGGCGGCGTATTATTTTCCGATTATTCCTCTGGAGAGGATCGCGAAGGTGTTTGAAGGCGGCGCCGGCGCCGCTGAGAACGGGCATTCCGTTTCCGTGAATGACGGTTCGGTTACTTTGGCGCAATGA